In one Campylobacter showae CSUNSWCD genomic region, the following are encoded:
- a CDS encoding EamA family transporter, with protein MQEWALWALASAVFAALTAIFAKVGLEGIDSNFATFIRTLVIAAALVLFLTYAKKWQPLGELGARNWLFLTLSGLATGASWLAYFKALQIGSASQVAPIDKLSVVLVVVFAVMFLGERPSVREWIGIALIASGVFTLVFADK; from the coding sequence ATGCAAGAGTGGGCTTTGTGGGCGCTAGCTTCGGCGGTTTTTGCCGCGCTTACGGCGATTTTCGCCAAAGTCGGGCTTGAGGGTATCGACTCAAATTTCGCGACTTTTATCAGGACGCTAGTTATCGCTGCGGCTCTGGTTTTGTTTCTCACGTATGCTAAAAAGTGGCAGCCCCTTGGCGAGCTTGGCGCGCGAAACTGGCTGTTTTTGACGCTTAGCGGACTGGCTACCGGCGCGTCGTGGCTGGCATATTTTAAGGCGCTTCAGATAGGCTCAGCGTCGCAGGTAGCGCCGATAGATAAGCTTAGCGTCGTTTTGGTCGTTGTTTTTGCGGTTATGTTTTTGGGCGAGCGCCCGAGCGTCAGAGAGTGGATCGGTATCGCGCTGATCGCTAGCGGCGTGTTTACGCTGGTTTTTGCGGATAAATAG
- a CDS encoding trimeric intracellular cation channel family protein, which yields MTALLVAEYIGIASAATSGFIFAVKRDCDWLGIFIAALLTALGGGFMRDAIVSRPPYSFTHYAPCIIVMAMLFLSAFLRLHKRSDIEKKFLFVTTDAVDLVSFSIVGAIVALQFGYNVFGVVLLALCNGVGGGMIRDVLFNEIPWCLKTGLYATVSIVVGLLYFAMDYAGLTSVFWVMGLLTFGIAFRLAAYYLGWHLPTLQK from the coding sequence ATGACTGCGCTCCTCGTCGCCGAATACATCGGCATCGCCTCGGCAGCCACTAGTGGATTTATCTTTGCGGTTAAGCGCGACTGCGACTGGCTGGGTATATTTATCGCTGCGCTTCTAACCGCGCTTGGAGGCGGATTTATGCGCGATGCTATCGTCTCGCGCCCGCCGTATTCGTTCACGCACTACGCTCCGTGCATCATCGTGATGGCGATGCTCTTTCTTTCGGCGTTTTTGCGCCTACACAAGCGAAGCGACATCGAGAAAAAATTCCTTTTCGTCACCACCGATGCCGTGGATCTGGTGAGCTTTTCTATCGTCGGGGCGATCGTGGCGCTACAGTTTGGTTACAACGTCTTTGGCGTAGTGCTGCTCGCACTTTGCAACGGCGTGGGCGGAGGCATGATACGCGATGTGCTTTTTAACGAGATCCCTTGGTGTCTTAAAACCGGGCTTTACGCGACTGTTAGTATTGTCGTGGGACTGCTTTATTTTGCTATGGATTACGCCGGGCTTACTAGCGTTTTTTGGGTGATGGGGCTTTTGACGTTTGGTATCGCGTTTAGGCTTGCGGCGTATTATCTTGGCTGGCATTTGCCGACATTGCAGAAGTAA
- a CDS encoding methylated-DNA--[protein]-cysteine S-methyltransferase, whose translation MQKAYFNSPIGVLEICGDESGVCEINFVRDFVRTDVTDVNLKLCLSELEDYFKGELKTFKTRLNIGGTAFQRCVYENLQKIAYGQRVTYAGLAAMAGRPRAFRAAGSANAKNKIPIIVPCHRVVASNGLGGYSGGEGLATKIWLLEHEAKFKG comes from the coding sequence ATGCAAAAAGCGTATTTTAACTCGCCTATCGGCGTTTTGGAGATTTGCGGCGACGAGAGCGGAGTCTGCGAGATAAATTTCGTGCGAGATTTTGTCCGCACGGACGTAACGGACGTAAATTTAAAGCTCTGTTTAAGCGAGCTTGAGGATTATTTTAAAGGCGAGCTTAAAACCTTTAAAACGCGTCTAAATATCGGCGGCACGGCATTTCAAAGGTGCGTTTACGAAAATCTGCAAAAGATCGCTTACGGGCAGCGCGTCACGTACGCAGGGCTCGCAGCGATGGCTGGGCGGCCAAGGGCGTTTCGCGCGGCAGGCTCGGCAAACGCAAAAAACAAAATCCCAATCATCGTGCCTTGCCACAGAGTCGTCGCCTCAAACGGCCTTGGCGGATACAGCGGCGGCGAAGGGCTAGCGACTAAAATTTGGCTTTTGGAGCATGAAGCTAAATTTAAGGGCTAA
- a CDS encoding bifunctional aconitate hydratase 2/2-methylisocitrate dehydratase, protein MDFFTEYEKHVKEREALGVPPLPLNEEQTREVCELLKLESAHERGAGGEAATSAKLDENQERVKRLVNLLANCVNPGVDDAAKVKAEFLNEIINHGLEISGLDEIGAVNLLRPMLGGYSVIVLIESLKNADEAVAQAACNALKETIFVHDYFNDVAQLAKSNKFALEVLRSWAEAEWFKARENLPRRIRAAIFKVAGETNTDDLSPASEAYTRSDIPLHANAMLVKRQPGSLETINELKKSGLEVVYAGDVVGTGSSRKSGINSIQWHLGREIEGVPNKKTGGIVVATAIAPIFFNTAEDSGALPIVADVSALETGDVVDIYPYAGEIFRVGRVNLNAEGKFDGVEICGENGGKFTNGDENLDANAEPSGKLIARFTLAPNTIFDEIRAGGRIPLIIGRSLCAKARAALNLGEEDIFAKPAQPQTDESEGYTLAQKIVGKACGVPGVRAGQYCEPATLTVGSQDTTGPMTRDEIKELASLGFSADFVLQSFCHTAAYPKPSDLETQRTLPKFMSSRGGVSLRPGDGVIHSWLNRMVLPDTVGTGGDSHTRFPIGVSFPAGSGLVAFAAVSGAMPLNMPESVLVRFSGRLQKGVTLRDLVNAIPYYAIKRGLLTVEKKGKKNVFAGKILEIEGLEELKVEQAFELSDASAERSAAACAVNLSEQSICEYIRSNVALIEAMIEAGYESRASLERRAAKMREWLAAPQLLRADKNARYAEVIEINLDEITEPILACPNDPDDVATLSEVLADSSRPHKIDEVFVGSCMTNIGHYRALGEALRGLGALPTRLWIAPPTKMDQRLLEAEGYYDIFRAVGARTEVPGCSLCMGNQARVNDGATVFSTSTRNFDNRMGMGARVYLGSAELAAVCAVLGRLPGVSEYMNIVPQKLAGKEAQIYRYLNFNEIENFKI, encoded by the coding sequence ATGGACTTTTTTACCGAATACGAAAAACACGTAAAAGAGCGCGAGGCCCTGGGCGTGCCGCCGCTACCGCTAAACGAGGAGCAGACGAGGGAAGTCTGCGAGCTTTTAAAGCTTGAAAGTGCGCACGAGAGGGGGGCTGGCGGCGAAGCAGCGACCTCCGCAAAGCTAGATGAAAATCAAGAGAGGGTAAAGCGGCTCGTAAATTTACTCGCAAATTGCGTAAATCCGGGCGTGGACGACGCGGCAAAGGTAAAGGCGGAGTTTTTAAACGAGATTATAAATCATGGGCTTGAGATAAGCGGCCTCGACGAAATCGGCGCCGTAAATTTGCTGCGACCGATGCTTGGCGGATACAGCGTCATCGTGCTGATTGAGAGCCTAAAAAACGCCGACGAAGCCGTAGCGCAAGCTGCCTGTAACGCGCTAAAAGAGACGATTTTCGTGCATGATTATTTTAACGACGTGGCGCAGCTTGCAAAAAGCAATAAATTTGCGCTAGAAGTGCTACGCTCGTGGGCGGAGGCTGAGTGGTTTAAAGCGCGAGAGAACCTGCCTAGGCGTATTAGAGCGGCGATCTTTAAGGTGGCTGGCGAGACAAACACCGACGATCTAAGCCCAGCCAGTGAAGCCTACACGCGCTCAGACATCCCGCTACACGCAAACGCGATGCTGGTTAAGCGTCAACCAGGCAGCCTAGAAACGATCAATGAGCTCAAAAAAAGCGGGCTCGAGGTCGTATACGCAGGCGACGTCGTAGGTACGGGCAGCAGCCGAAAGAGCGGCATAAACTCCATCCAGTGGCACCTCGGGCGCGAGATAGAGGGCGTGCCGAACAAAAAAACGGGCGGAATCGTGGTAGCAACGGCGATCGCACCGATATTTTTTAACACCGCCGAGGATAGCGGCGCGCTACCGATAGTTGCCGACGTGAGCGCGCTAGAGACGGGTGATGTAGTGGATATCTATCCGTACGCGGGCGAGATTTTCCGCGTCGGGCGGGTAAATTTGAATGCCGAGGGTAAATTTGACGGAGTAGAAATTTGCGGCGAAAACGGCGGTAAATTTACAAACGGCGACGAAAATTTAGACGCAAACGCCGAGCCTAGCGGCAAACTCATCGCTCGTTTTACGCTTGCGCCAAATACGATATTTGACGAGATCAGGGCGGGTGGGCGCATACCGCTCATCATCGGCCGCTCGCTTTGCGCTAAGGCTAGAGCGGCGCTAAATTTGGGCGAGGAGGATATATTTGCAAAGCCTGCGCAGCCACAAACGGACGAGAGTGAGGGCTACACGCTAGCCCAAAAGATCGTAGGCAAGGCCTGCGGCGTGCCGGGCGTTAGAGCCGGGCAGTACTGCGAACCCGCGACGCTAACCGTAGGCTCGCAGGACACCACAGGGCCGATGACTCGCGACGAGATCAAGGAGCTAGCAAGTCTTGGATTTTCAGCTGATTTCGTGCTGCAGAGCTTTTGCCACACGGCGGCCTATCCAAAACCTAGCGACCTTGAGACGCAAAGGACGCTGCCTAAATTTATGAGCTCGCGCGGCGGAGTGAGCCTGAGGCCGGGCGACGGCGTAATACACTCGTGGCTAAACCGCATGGTGTTGCCCGACACCGTGGGTACTGGCGGCGACAGCCATACGCGCTTTCCTATCGGCGTGAGCTTTCCTGCGGGCAGCGGACTGGTGGCGTTTGCGGCTGTGTCTGGAGCTATGCCGCTAAATATGCCGGAGTCCGTGCTCGTGCGATTTAGCGGGCGACTGCAAAAGGGCGTGACGCTGCGCGATCTGGTAAACGCGATCCCGTACTACGCGATCAAGCGCGGGCTACTCACGGTCGAAAAGAAGGGCAAGAAAAACGTATTTGCGGGTAAAATTTTAGAAATCGAGGGGCTAGAAGAGCTAAAAGTCGAGCAAGCCTTTGAGCTAAGCGACGCCTCGGCCGAGCGCTCTGCAGCGGCTTGCGCGGTAAATTTGAGCGAGCAAAGCATCTGCGAATACATCCGCTCAAATGTCGCTCTCATCGAGGCGATGATAGAGGCCGGGTATGAGAGCAGGGCGAGCCTGGAGCGCCGCGCGGCGAAGATGCGCGAGTGGCTGGCAGCGCCCCAGCTGCTAAGGGCCGATAAAAACGCGCGCTACGCCGAAGTGATCGAGATAAATTTGGACGAGATAACAGAACCCATCCTAGCCTGCCCGAACGACCCGGACGACGTCGCGACCCTGAGCGAAGTGCTAGCTGATAGCTCGCGCCCGCACAAGATCGACGAGGTGTTTGTGGGTAGCTGTATGACCAATATCGGCCACTACCGAGCACTCGGCGAGGCTCTGCGGGGACTTGGGGCGCTACCGACTAGACTTTGGATCGCGCCGCCAACAAAGATGGATCAGCGGCTGCTGGAGGCAGAGGGCTACTATGATATCTTTCGCGCGGTGGGCGCTCGCACGGAGGTGCCTGGCTGTTCGCTTTGTATGGGCAACCAAGCCCGCGTAAATGACGGCGCGACAGTGTTTTCGACCTCGACGCGAAACTTTGATAACCGCATGGGTATGGGCGCTCGTGTGTATCTTGGTAGCGCCGAGCTAGCGGCCGTTTGCGCCGTGCTAGGTAGACTACCTGGCGTGAGCGAATACATGAACATCGTGCCCCAAAAGCTTGCTGGCAAAGAGGCGCAAATCTATCGGTATCTAAATTTTAACGAGATAGAAAATTTTAAAATTTAA